In the Metabacillus endolithicus genome, one interval contains:
- a CDS encoding sensor histidine kinase — protein MKWNSIVIKLGVVFILLFIVVIFPLGFSINKIFSGFFYNEVESQVDKLSTRYSRTITDIKDEKILNMFEMLADLTDHEIIIVDKNGEIVANSGLPSLPKGSKANIELLPSLKEKESVKIEIQDVTTKNRYLSIGKPIISNKEFLGGIFVLAPIDGIYLSLDRVRDMLILAGMGSIFLAIGFAFFFTRKLTTPLLEMEKATRDIAHGDLKTRVSVESKDEIGSLAKAINYLAVELDKYQTNRRQFFANISHELRTPLTYLGGYIKAIQQGLYQSDKERDQYLFIIENETERMTQLVNDLFELSKMEEGKLEFHFEDIDLCEVVQSSIEKTKLKSKEKGIEIFLKGDTNLPLANLDGLRTEQIVINLLENAIRYTEKGAITVRLWSERQKIKLSIEDTGLGIPEEDLPYLFERFYRVEKSRSRETGGTGLGLSIVKSLVVLQQGEIQVKSEVGKGTSFILSFPVVDYSQED, from the coding sequence ATGAAATGGAATAGTATCGTTATTAAGTTAGGAGTAGTCTTTATCCTGCTTTTTATCGTTGTTATTTTCCCTTTAGGGTTTAGTATAAATAAAATTTTTTCCGGATTCTTTTATAATGAGGTAGAAAGCCAAGTTGATAAGCTGTCCACTCGATACTCGCGAACAATAACAGATATTAAAGATGAGAAAATTCTTAATATGTTTGAAATGCTGGCAGATTTGACAGATCATGAAATAATTATAGTGGATAAAAATGGGGAAATCGTGGCAAATTCAGGATTACCTAGTCTTCCTAAGGGTTCAAAGGCAAACATCGAACTTTTGCCTTCTCTTAAGGAAAAGGAATCGGTTAAAATCGAAATTCAAGATGTAACTACAAAGAACAGGTATTTATCAATTGGAAAACCAATAATTTCAAACAAGGAATTCCTAGGTGGTATATTTGTTTTAGCTCCAATTGATGGCATATACTTATCACTTGACCGTGTTAGAGATATGCTTATCCTTGCCGGAATGGGTTCCATATTTTTAGCAATTGGATTTGCCTTCTTTTTTACAAGAAAACTGACAACTCCATTACTTGAAATGGAAAAGGCTACGAGGGATATTGCACATGGCGACTTGAAAACAAGAGTGAGTGTTGAAAGTAAAGATGAAATAGGATCTCTAGCAAAAGCTATTAACTATCTTGCAGTAGAATTAGATAAATACCAAACAAATAGAAGGCAATTTTTCGCTAATATATCACATGAGTTACGAACACCTTTAACATATTTAGGTGGTTATATAAAAGCGATTCAACAAGGCCTTTACCAATCTGACAAAGAAAGAGATCAATATCTATTTATTATAGAGAATGAAACGGAAAGAATGACGCAATTGGTGAATGATCTTTTTGAATTGTCGAAAATGGAAGAGGGAAAATTAGAATTCCACTTTGAAGATATAGACCTCTGTGAAGTTGTTCAAAGTTCTATAGAGAAAACAAAATTAAAATCAAAAGAAAAGGGAATCGAGATTTTCCTTAAAGGTGATACAAATCTTCCCTTAGCCAACCTTGATGGGTTACGAACTGAACAAATTGTAATAAACCTCTTAGAGAATGCCATTCGTTATACAGAAAAGGGGGCTATAACCGTAAGGCTTTGGAGTGAGAGACAAAAGATAAAATTATCAATTGAAGATACGGGATTAGGTATACCGGAAGAAGATTTACCTTATCTGTTTGAGCGTTTTTATCGAGTGGAAAAGTCAAGGTCTAGAGAAACCGGTGGAACAGGCTTAGGATTATCCATTGTAAAATCATTAGTTGTACTTCAACAAGGTGAAATTCAAGTTAAAAGTGAAGTTGGTAAGGGGACAAGCTTTATATTGTCATTTCCTGTAGTAGACTATAGTCAGGAGGATTAA
- a CDS encoding F510_1955 family glycosylhydrolase, which produces MRLRLLTLMFFIMTLPLNAFAHGTEEEHQREGLMYGKLIDGGLVASILLLVVSVFGIIVISKKIKSISVKNKQGQKKSNQLKRSSTILKWISAVTLLSSIIFGFITLKNSDVEQGNTIGFQHIHGLGYSGDGNNFYIPAHDGLRVYSKGEWSIPEGEKHDYMGFSMVDDGFYSSGHPGPGSKLENPFGVVKSNDFGKSLEILDLYKEIDFHGMAVGYYSHAIYVLNPQANSRMEDTGLYYTLDETKKWTKSDMKGLDGQPASIAVHSSDEKIIAVGTDQGVFLSTDFGNTFESILPEVPTSAIHFTKENKLMVGGLEDGSVMYEINLDTNEKAKFSIPEISNEDAISYIAVNPQNSSEIVFTTFEKQIYITKDNGNSWTQIAKDGTAIDRKVEKVEN; this is translated from the coding sequence ATGAGATTAAGACTTTTGACTTTAATGTTTTTTATAATGACTCTACCTCTTAATGCATTTGCTCACGGTACAGAAGAAGAACATCAAAGAGAGGGTTTAATGTATGGAAAGTTAATTGATGGCGGATTAGTAGCATCAATTCTTTTATTAGTAGTATCTGTGTTCGGTATTATAGTGATTTCAAAGAAAATAAAATCAATAAGTGTTAAGAATAAGCAAGGTCAGAAAAAAAGTAATCAATTAAAAAGAAGTTCTACAATCCTAAAATGGATTAGTGCTGTAACTTTATTAAGTTCAATAATTTTTGGGTTCATAACTTTAAAAAATAGTGATGTTGAACAGGGAAATACTATTGGATTCCAACATATACATGGGCTTGGATACTCTGGTGATGGTAATAATTTTTATATACCAGCTCATGATGGCTTAAGAGTTTATTCTAAAGGTGAGTGGAGTATTCCAGAAGGGGAGAAACATGATTATATGGGTTTTTCCATGGTAGATGATGGATTTTACAGTAGTGGTCATCCTGGACCAGGCTCAAAATTGGAAAATCCTTTTGGAGTGGTAAAAAGTAATGACTTTGGAAAGTCATTAGAAATATTAGATCTTTATAAAGAGATTGATTTTCATGGAATGGCTGTAGGCTATTATTCACACGCGATTTACGTTTTAAATCCCCAAGCGAATAGTAGGATGGAAGACACGGGCCTATATTATACATTGGATGAAACGAAAAAGTGGACGAAAAGCGATATGAAAGGATTAGATGGTCAACCTGCATCAATCGCAGTGCACTCATCAGATGAGAAAATCATCGCAGTAGGTACAGATCAAGGTGTGTTTCTTTCAACTGATTTTGGTAATACATTTGAAAGTATATTACCTGAGGTGCCTACGTCTGCCATTCACTTTACAAAAGAAAACAAATTAATGGTTGGTGGGCTAGAGGATGGGTCCGTAATGTATGAAATCAATCTAGATACGAATGAGAAGGCTAAGTTTTCTATTCCGGAAATAAGTAATGAAGATGCAATATCGTATATTGCTGTTAATCCTCAAAACAGTTCAGAAATTGTTTTCACAACATTTGAGAAACAAATTTATATAACAAAAGATAATGGAAATAGTTGGACACAGATCGCAAAGGATGGAACAGCTATTGATCGTAAAGTAGAAAAGGTAGAAAATTAG
- a CDS encoding SHOCT domain-containing protein, with the protein MMGMMNFGMLLNMLIWILIIGFAIYGFVLLIMKPFEKNKDSSGKSNQGNALDILMERFARGEINEEEYEQKRRVLQR; encoded by the coding sequence ATGATGGGAATGATGAATTTTGGCATGTTATTAAATATGCTAATTTGGATATTGATAATTGGTTTTGCTATTTATGGATTTGTTTTATTAATTATGAAACCATTTGAAAAAAACAAAGATTCTAGTGGGAAAAGTAACCAAGGAAATGCTCTAGACATTTTAATGGAGAGATTTGCTAGAGGTGAAATTAATGAAGAAGAATATGAGCAAAAAAGGAGAGTACTACAAAGATAA
- a CDS encoding copper resistance CopC/CopD family protein: MSRSVKFLIMLSFVSIFILSIFPGVSAFAHSSLVRTLPEGGAKLETSPSTIEFWFKDPVVLHSKALKVIDSSGRSFQLDNSYLDPNNQTHIIGELKEPLPANRYNIEINVIALDGDIITEKFFFEVLKDEPKQKGPLKLSKQIPNDGQIIKGSPDKIDLWFNQETKLTAIGVFDKNQQPVKLKEPYQDPVDPTHITVEFDQLLAKGTYQVTWYAHPSKKDSSNQPDNLDVFYFAVDEFTPIEEGSKGTPVKKVWFPDMGLKQLGYWLIFIGLSILFGSSLFIQIISKNLKQNSKCKFISLGFIFITMAGVTLLILQQRLELLDLPLSEFFTLKFILIPIIQVILLLLGLMVRRIETFAFGLALFMTPFVMGHASYPRYGGYFTIFVNELHLFGASIWMGGLLALITLVKKNEVSDFIGKSALKFSRLAFWSLIVIIFSGIIMTIRYIPSFSIESFLDSQWGKAVIVKAVLTILVVLVGYLQRRTIKSFTVNMVNKFKIRGINEIVYGTLILLFASILVVSTPSAAEQGIYPEGEEYEQDLDVEMSPLNPGLNVLTIDLKEKSDIEDIRVKITMPPDYSVEYDAFEIDEDTFKITGNIIHAAGTLFMEVEAIKENGDSNTYQYTIVVPGEVRFNE; encoded by the coding sequence GTGAGTAGGTCAGTTAAGTTTTTAATAATGTTAAGTTTTGTTTCGATTTTTATATTAAGTATATTCCCGGGGGTTTCTGCGTTTGCCCATTCTTCTTTAGTGAGAACACTTCCTGAAGGCGGAGCAAAGTTAGAAACTAGCCCTTCTACCATTGAATTTTGGTTTAAGGACCCAGTTGTACTGCATTCTAAAGCTTTGAAAGTAATAGATTCATCAGGCAGGTCATTTCAATTAGATAACTCATATTTAGATCCTAATAATCAAACGCATATCATTGGTGAATTAAAAGAACCGTTGCCAGCTAATAGATATAATATTGAAATTAACGTGATAGCTTTAGATGGAGATATCATAACAGAAAAATTCTTTTTTGAGGTTCTTAAGGATGAGCCTAAACAAAAGGGTCCATTGAAGTTAAGTAAGCAGATACCTAATGATGGACAAATCATCAAAGGTAGTCCTGATAAGATTGATTTATGGTTTAACCAAGAGACAAAACTTACAGCCATCGGAGTCTTTGACAAGAACCAACAGCCAGTGAAATTAAAGGAACCATACCAGGATCCTGTAGATCCCACCCACATAACAGTAGAATTTGACCAATTGTTAGCGAAAGGTACCTATCAAGTAACATGGTATGCACATCCAAGCAAAAAGGATTCTAGTAATCAACCAGACAATCTTGATGTTTTTTATTTTGCTGTGGATGAATTTACACCAATCGAAGAGGGTTCAAAGGGTACACCTGTTAAAAAAGTATGGTTTCCAGATATGGGATTAAAGCAACTTGGATATTGGCTCATTTTTATTGGATTATCAATATTATTCGGTTCAAGCCTATTTATTCAAATCATTTCAAAAAATCTTAAACAAAATAGTAAATGTAAGTTTATTTCTTTAGGTTTTATTTTCATAACGATGGCTGGTGTTACTCTATTAATCCTCCAGCAAAGACTGGAGTTACTAGACTTACCTTTAAGTGAGTTTTTTACATTAAAATTTATATTGATACCAATTATCCAAGTCATTTTATTATTACTAGGATTAATGGTTAGAAGAATTGAGACTTTTGCCTTTGGATTAGCGTTATTTATGACACCGTTTGTAATGGGGCATGCCTCGTATCCCCGCTATGGAGGTTACTTTACTATCTTCGTAAATGAATTGCATCTTTTTGGGGCATCGATTTGGATGGGGGGGTTATTGGCATTAATTACGCTTGTTAAGAAAAATGAGGTTTCTGATTTTATTGGGAAGTCTGCATTGAAGTTTTCTAGATTAGCCTTTTGGAGTCTTATTGTTATAATCTTCTCTGGGATTATAATGACGATCCGTTATATTCCTTCCTTTTCAATTGAAAGTTTCCTCGATAGTCAATGGGGAAAAGCGGTTATCGTAAAAGCAGTGTTAACCATTCTAGTGGTTTTGGTAGGGTATCTCCAAAGAAGAACGATTAAAAGCTTCACTGTAAATATGGTAAATAAGTTTAAAATAAGAGGTATTAATGAAATTGTGTATGGCACACTTATCTTATTATTTGCTTCGATTTTAGTGGTATCTACTCCTAGTGCTGCTGAACAGGGTATATATCCTGAAGGAGAAGAATATGAACAAGATTTAGATGTGGAAATGTCTCCATTAAACCCAGGACTTAACGTCTTAACTATTGATTTAAAAGAGAAAAGTGATATCGAGGATATAAGGGTTAAAATCACGATGCCGCCCGATTATAGTGTTGAGTATGATGCGTTTGAAATAGATGAGGACACTTTTAAAATAACAGGGAATATTATCCATGCAGCTGGAACATTGTTTATGGAAGTTGAAGCAATAAAAGAAAACGGAGATAGTAATACCTATCAATACACGATTGTTGTTCCAGGTGAGGTAAGGTTTAATGAGTAA
- a CDS encoding YwmB family TATA-box binding protein — protein sequence MKSIKLTIVFLILLSFFYTNRAVNSQSNTNGLLELTEIVQKEKITLNSWKIYIMKPVKDVTSEKDIQREIERIQKDEEGYKWDISRDEGSEEQHYITVGYKQIEPKEIEMRVKVTAFLVGNKYRIYHSYEIKGQTWNKELWDFINANFNNEVNGQNEVFYTLKGTMKEKNGFELREEGDLLLREFSGTFVEGLIEDDLVSLSAYTNLLESYTLRINEKKINLQIGLRKNQKDDLIDVTIGTPIITSGY from the coding sequence ATGAAATCTATCAAATTGACTATAGTATTTCTGATACTATTAAGCTTTTTCTATACAAACAGGGCAGTTAATAGTCAAAGTAATACAAATGGATTATTGGAGTTAACAGAAATTGTTCAAAAGGAAAAAATAACATTAAATTCATGGAAAATTTATATAATGAAACCGGTTAAGGATGTAACCAGTGAAAAAGATATTCAAAGAGAAATAGAAAGAATACAAAAAGATGAAGAAGGATATAAGTGGGATATTAGTCGTGATGAAGGCAGTGAAGAACAACACTATATTACAGTTGGTTACAAACAAATCGAACCAAAAGAAATAGAGATGCGAGTTAAAGTTACTGCCTTTCTTGTAGGGAATAAGTACAGAATATATCATTCTTATGAAATTAAGGGTCAAACTTGGAATAAAGAATTATGGGATTTTATTAATGCTAACTTTAATAATGAAGTTAACGGACAAAATGAAGTCTTTTATACTCTTAAAGGCACAATGAAAGAAAAGAATGGCTTTGAATTAAGGGAAGAGGGGGATCTTCTCTTAAGAGAATTCTCTGGTACCTTTGTGGAAGGATTAATTGAAGATGATTTGGTTTCATTATCTGCATATACTAATCTTTTGGAGTCATATACATTAAGGATAAATGAAAAGAAAATTAATCTTCAAATAGGTCTTAGGAAAAATCAAAAGGATGATTTAATTGATGTTACGATTGGTACCCCTATAATAACTTCTGGATACTAG
- a CDS encoding YIEGIA domain-containing protein, with amino-acid sequence MKTFEARNYFALFVSFAKALTIQLVDIESIWINILCVTVVDFIVLFVLKRF; translated from the coding sequence GTGAAAACATTTGAGGCACGAAATTACTTTGCTCTTTTTGTCTCTTTCGCAAAGGCACTAACCATTCAATTAGTTGATATAGAATCCATATGGATCAATATCTTGTGTGTCACTGTTGTTGATTTCATTGTTCTTTTTGTGCTAAAACGTTTTTAA
- a CDS encoding zinc-ribbon domain-containing protein, with the protein MGRRKTHEEFVQEVFELVGEEYEILGTYINAKTKIKMIHSKCGYEWETATPSNFTNKNNPKRCPKCAGNIQKTTELFKKEVFNLVGDEYTVLGEYINAHHLFDQLNHYTFFLVLHWYKTFYQSPYM; encoded by the coding sequence ATGGGTAGAAGAAAAACGCATGAGGAATTTGTACAGGAAGTATTTGAGTTAGTTGGAGAAGAGTACGAAATTTTAGGGACTTATATAAACGCTAAAACTAAAATAAAGATGATACACAGTAAGTGCGGATACGAATGGGAGACCGCAACTCCTTCTAATTTTACTAATAAAAATAATCCCAAACGATGTCCTAAATGTGCAGGAAACATACAGAAAACAACTGAATTATTCAAAAAAGAAGTGTTTAATTTAGTCGGAGATGAATACACTGTCTTAGGAGAATATATTAACGCCCATCATTTGTTTGATCAATTAAATCATTATACTTTTTTCTTAGTTCTTCATTGGTATAAGACATTTTATCAATCCCCTTACATGTAG
- a CDS encoding Tn3 family transposase, protein MKIARGRELLTPEQRQAFMQIPEDEWILGTYFTFSKRDLEIVNKRRREENRLGFAVQLAVLRYPGWPYTHIKSIPDSVLQYISKQIGASPSSLSHYPQRENTLWDHLKEIRSEYDFVTFTLREYRMTFKHLHQLALENGDAIHLLHECIDFLRKNKIILPAITTLERMVWEARAMAEKKLFNTVSQSLTNEQKEKLEEIITSQLPSESNKTILGWLKEPPGLPSPETFLKVIERLEYIREIELGTVKISHLHRNRLLQLSRLGSRYEPYAFRDFQENKRYSILTVYLLNLTQELTDKAFEIHDRQILSLLSKGRKAQEEIQKQNGKKLNEKVIHYTNIGQALIKAKQEKLDVFEVLESVIEWNSFVSSVEEAQELARPADYDYLDLLQKRFYSLRKYTPTLLRVLKFHSTKANEPLLKAVEIIRGMNESGKRKVPNDSPVDFISKRWKKHLYEDDGTTINRHYYEMAVLSELREHVRAGDVSIIGSRQYRDFEEYLFSEDTWNQTRENTRLSVSLSFEDYIKERTSSLNERLKWLASNSNKLDGVSLEKGKLSLARLEKDVPEEAKKFSASLYQMLPRIKLTDLLMDVAYITGFHDQFTHASNNRKPDKEETIIIMAALLGMGMNIGLSKMAEATPGLTYKQLANVSQWRMYEDAMNKAQAVLVNFHHKLHLSSYWGDGTTSSSDGMRMQLGVSSLHADANPHYGTGKGATIYRFTSDQFSSYYTKIIHTNSRDAIHVLDGLLHHETDLNIEEHYTDTAGYTDQIFGLTHLLGFKFAPRIRDLSDSKLFTIDKASEYPKLETILRGQINTKVIGENYEDVLRLGHSVREGTVSASLIMGKLGSYSRQNSLATALREMGRIEKTIFILNYVSDESLRRKIQRGLNKGEAMNGLARAIFFGKQGELRERTIQHQLQRASALNIIINAISIWNTLHLTKAVEYQKQSGRFNEELLHHMSPLGWEHINLLGEYHFNSEKIVSLDSLRPLKFS, encoded by the coding sequence ATGAAAATTGCGAGAGGTAGAGAATTGCTTACACCGGAACAGAGACAGGCTTTTATGCAAATCCCTGAAGATGAATGGATACTGGGGACCTACTTCACTTTTTCCAAACGGGATTTAGAAATAGTTAACAAGCGAAGGAGGGAAGAAAACCGTTTAGGATTTGCCGTTCAATTAGCTGTTCTTCGGTATCCCGGTTGGCCATACACTCATATCAAAAGCATCCCAGATTCAGTCTTACAATATATATCGAAACAGATCGGTGCCAGTCCATCCTCGCTTAGTCATTATCCTCAAAGGGAAAATACACTTTGGGATCATTTGAAAGAAATTCGAAGTGAATACGACTTTGTAACTTTTACCCTGAGAGAATATCGAATGACATTTAAGCACCTTCATCAATTAGCTTTGGAAAATGGTGATGCCATTCATCTACTGCATGAATGCATAGATTTTCTAAGAAAAAACAAAATCATACTACCAGCTATCACTACACTTGAAAGAATGGTGTGGGAGGCAAGAGCAATGGCTGAAAAGAAGCTATTTAATACGGTTAGTCAGTCTCTAACAAATGAGCAAAAAGAAAAACTTGAAGAGATCATAACTTCGCAGCTTCCATCCGAATCCAATAAAACAATATTGGGTTGGTTAAAGGAACCACCGGGTCTTCCTTCACCCGAAACATTTCTAAAAGTAATAGAACGGCTGGAATACATACGGGAAATAGAATTGGGGACGGTAAAAATTAGTCATTTGCATCGCAATCGCCTGTTACAGCTATCTCGTTTAGGTTCAAGATATGAGCCTTATGCATTCCGTGACTTTCAGGAAAATAAACGCTATTCAATATTAACCGTCTATTTATTAAATCTTACTCAGGAGTTAACGGATAAAGCTTTTGAAATTCATGACAGACAAATACTCAGTCTGTTATCAAAAGGCCGTAAGGCTCAAGAGGAAATTCAGAAACAAAACGGTAAAAAGCTGAATGAGAAAGTTATACACTATACGAACATCGGACAAGCTTTGATCAAAGCAAAACAGGAAAAATTAGACGTTTTTGAGGTTTTAGAATCCGTTATCGAATGGAATTCCTTTGTCTCTTCAGTCGAAGAAGCTCAGGAGCTTGCACGTCCTGCCGACTATGATTATTTAGACCTACTGCAAAAACGGTTTTATTCACTAAGAAAATATACGCCAACGCTATTAAGAGTATTGAAATTTCATTCCACAAAGGCAAATGAGCCACTTTTAAAGGCTGTTGAGATTATCCGAGGAATGAACGAATCCGGAAAACGAAAAGTGCCTAATGACTCACCTGTGGATTTTATTTCAAAACGATGGAAAAAGCATTTATACGAGGATGATGGTACAACAATAAATCGTCATTACTATGAAATGGCTGTTTTATCAGAACTTCGGGAGCATGTTCGGGCAGGAGATGTTTCCATTATTGGTAGCAGACAATATAGAGATTTTGAGGAATATTTGTTTTCGGAAGATACATGGAATCAAACGAGGGAGAATACGAGATTATCAGTTAGTTTATCATTCGAGGATTATATAAAGGAGAGAACCAGCAGCCTTAATGAAAGGTTAAAGTGGTTAGCTTCCAATTCCAACAAGTTGGATGGGGTTTCTCTTGAAAAAGGAAAGCTGTCACTCGCACGCTTAGAAAAAGATGTTCCAGAAGAGGCAAAAAAGTTTAGTGCAAGCCTTTATCAGATGCTACCAAGAATAAAATTAACCGATTTACTCATGGATGTTGCTTATATTACAGGATTTCATGATCAATTTACTCATGCTTCCAATAATAGAAAACCTGATAAAGAAGAAACGATTATTATTATGGCTGCTCTTTTAGGAATGGGAATGAATATTGGTTTGAGCAAGATGGCTGAAGCAACACCCGGACTTACATATAAGCAATTAGCAAATGTTTCTCAGTGGCGCATGTATGAAGATGCCATGAATAAAGCCCAAGCCGTATTAGTAAATTTTCATCACAAATTACATTTGTCTTCCTATTGGGGCGATGGTACAACATCTTCGTCAGATGGTATGAGAATGCAGTTAGGTGTTTCGTCACTACATGCAGATGCAAATCCACATTACGGAACTGGAAAAGGAGCTACCATCTATCGATTTACGAGTGACCAGTTCTCTTCTTACTACACAAAGATTATTCATACAAATTCAAGGGATGCGATTCATGTATTGGATGGTTTATTGCATCATGAGACGGATCTAAACATAGAAGAGCATTACACGGATACAGCCGGTTATACAGACCAAATTTTTGGATTAACCCATCTATTAGGATTTAAATTTGCTCCAAGAATAAGAGATTTATCAGACTCGAAATTATTTACAATAGATAAAGCAAGTGAGTATCCAAAACTAGAAACAATTTTACGTGGACAAATTAATACAAAAGTCATTGGAGAGAATTATGAGGATGTTTTACGATTAGGCCATTCAGTAAGAGAAGGAACAGTCTCAGCATCACTTATTATGGGGAAATTAGGTTCTTATTCAAGACAGAACAGCCTAGCTACAGCCTTACGAGAAATGGGACGAATAGAAAAAACGATCTTTATTCTTAATTACGTTTCAGATGAATCTTTAAGAAGAAAAATACAAAGAGGATTGAACAAAGGAGAAGCCATGAATGGGCTGGCAAGAGCTATTTTCTTTGGTAAACAAGGAGAGCTTAGGGAACGAACAATACAGCATCAACTTCAAAGGGCCAGTGCTTTAAACATAATTATCAATGCCATTAGTATCTGGAATACCTTACATCTAACAAAAGCAGTTGAATATCAAAAACAGTCTGGTAGGTTTAATGAAGAATTATTGCACCATATGTCACCTTTAGGTTGGGAACATATTAATTTGCTAGGAGAATACCATTTTAATTCAGAGAAAATTGTCTCGTTAGATTCTTTAAGACCATTGAAATTTTCTTAA
- a CDS encoding recombinase family protein codes for MQKIGYIRVSSTSQNPSRQFRQLNEIGMDIIYEEKISGATKDREQLQKMLEDLQEGDIIYVTDLTRITRSTQDLFELIDLIRNKKASLKSLKDTWLDLSEDNPYSQFLITVMAGVNQLERDLIRMRQREGIELAKKEGKFKGRLKKYHKNHAGMNYAVKLYKEGNMTVNQICEITNVSRASLYRKLSEANN; via the coding sequence TTGCAGAAAATCGGTTATATACGCGTCAGTTCGACTAGCCAAAATCCTTCAAGACAATTTCGGCAATTGAACGAAATTGGAATGGATATTATTTATGAAGAAAAAATTTCAGGAGCCACAAAGGATCGTGAACAACTTCAAAAAATGTTAGAGGATTTACAGGAAGGTGACATTATTTATGTTACAGATTTAACTCGGATCACTCGAAGTACGCAAGATTTATTTGAATTGATTGATTTAATACGAAATAAAAAGGCAAGCTTAAAATCACTTAAGGATACATGGCTAGATTTATCAGAAGATAATCCATATAGCCAATTCTTAATTACGGTAATGGCTGGTGTTAACCAATTAGAGCGAGACCTTATTCGTATGCGTCAGCGTGAAGGAATTGAGCTCGCAAAGAAAGAAGGGAAGTTTAAAGGACGGTTAAAGAAATATCATAAAAATCACGCAGGAATGAATTATGCAGTAAAGCTATATAAAGAAGGAAATATGACTGTAAATCAAATTTGTGAAATTACAAATGTATCTAGGGCTTCATTATATAGAAAGCTGTCAGAAGCGAACAATTAG
- the merR gene encoding Hg(II)-responsive transcriptional regulator produces MSYRISAFADKCGVNKETIRYYERKNLLQDPLKTNAGYRIYSDDDVKRVGFIKRIQELGFTLSEIYKLLGVVDKDEVRCEDMFEFVSKKEEEVQKQIEDLKRIDLMLKDLKRRCPDEKQLHACPIIETLIED; encoded by the coding sequence ATGAGTTATCGCATTAGTGCATTTGCTGATAAATGTGGGGTAAATAAAGAGACAATTAGATATTACGAAAGAAAGAACTTATTACAAGATCCTTTAAAAACAAATGCTGGTTATCGGATATATTCAGATGATGATGTGAAGCGTGTAGGGTTTATTAAACGTATACAAGAGCTTGGCTTTACTTTAAGTGAGATTTATAAATTACTTGGTGTTGTTGATAAGGATGAAGTTCGCTGTGAAGATATGTTTGAATTTGTATCTAAAAAAGAGGAAGAAGTTCAAAAACAAATAGAGGACTTAAAACGGATTGATCTTATGTTGAAAGATTTAAAAAGGCGATGTCCAGATGAAAAACAATTACATGCCTGCCCAATCATTGAAACATTGATTGAGGACTAA
- the merF gene encoding mercury resistance system transport protein MerF, whose product MKHKKTFIAGLIGTFLVLLCCATPILVILLGTLGLGAITGYLDFVLIPVLAVFLGLTFYAYSKYEKSHKKRRCKK is encoded by the coding sequence ATGAAACATAAAAAGACCTTTATTGCAGGGCTTATAGGTACATTTTTGGTTTTGTTATGTTGTGCTACACCTATTTTAGTTATTTTATTAGGTACGCTTGGATTAGGCGCAATAACAGGCTATTTAGATTTTGTTCTGATTCCTGTTTTAGCTGTTTTTCTTGGTTTAACTTTTTATGCTTATTCTAAATATGAAAAATCACATAAAAAAAGGAGATGTAAAAAATGA
- a CDS encoding mercuric transporter MerT family protein — MKERVVAIASMFSAFLASLCUIGLAILIPLGLSGLAGTLAVTFAPYRIWFIVITVIMLSFAHLLVWKQKNSSKKTKKLVWVSTIVSGVMLIYTLFSQGI, encoded by the coding sequence ATGAAAGAAAGAGTTGTTGCAATTGCTTCGATGTTTTCAGCTTTTTTAGCAAGTCTTTGTTGAATTGGCTTAGCGATCTTAATACCACTTGGTCTAAGTGGTTTAGCTGGAACACTTGCCGTTACGTTTGCGCCATATCGAATTTGGTTTATTGTTATCACGGTTATTATGCTTTCTTTTGCTCATTTACTTGTATGGAAACAAAAAAATAGTTCAAAGAAAACGAAGAAGTTGGTATGGGTTAGTACAATCGTTTCTGGGGTAATGCTTATCTATACATTGTTCAGTCAGGGGATATAA